Below is a genomic region from Rhododendron vialii isolate Sample 1 chromosome 5a, ASM3025357v1.
AAGATAGGCCTAAGTTGTGCGCAAGGCTCAAACCACTGGctaatctatattataaaataaagcGGTCTTTTGTCTATCCATACAAACATGAGCATCCTTCCAATCATTGGATTGCAATTTCAATAGGTTACAGTCATTgaattgaatcattgattccaTCCTATTTCTCACGCTTGTCTACCaaacagttttcctcttctacATCGtgtctcctcctcttctccatcgtgtctcctctctcccctcctctctctctccatagttactctctctactctctctctctctctctccccgcaaAATCCACTCTTTAgcgctccaaaaaaaaaaaagcgccCACAAAGCTCCTCCACCAATCAGTCGTCCCGCACACCTACCAATCAGCCGTCCACGAAATCGATTTGGTTCTCCCTTTCCGGTACGACTCCCATCATCCTTAGGGtcttcttgtaaaaaaaataatgtggcctAAATTGCTGTTtaggatgagaattttttttatgggagTCTTacgagggaaaaaaattgttgtttaggatgagaatttttttgctgttgagaaaaagaaaatcgatTTTGCTGTTTAggatagaaatttttttatctatatcttttgttatttgtctttcaaagatgctcactttgtatttgttaaaatgcatgtttgacAGAGTGAAAATAGCGGGGagtgaattaattctttatgccCACTTTTGTGTAACTCTCTTAATTAATTTTaggatagactttgtggtccgaTACTGTGAGGACAGGCGACATGACGGTAAAAACATGTGGAGACATGTCTAGGGAAATGCTGGGGACACGACAAAGTGAAttcaatactttttaaaaagaattccaattgagagtttatttgttgtggactttgttcctctttcgtttgaatggtattgtttgatcaaatcaaatcatgttAGGACCAGCACACTCCTTTCCCTCGCTCTCTCCCCTATCGCCAAGCGTATGACCGAAACGTGTTGCGTCATGCCTTCGAGCACGGACATGCATTAGTACTTTATAAATAGCAAGGAATTAACTAACATTTTAGTAAGGCTACCGTACATTTCTCTCACTTGAAAAACACTTCATAAATTGCGAGCACATGCAAGAGCATTTTTCTCTATCCCATGCATCAGCCAGGGAGTGAAAGGAAAGACTAAAGAGTGTTCTTTAATTTGTTGTTGTGTATTCCCTCTTCTCTTAACTTTCATTGCCACCAAACAGCCCATACCCAtccaagaaaaatggaaataacTACTAGTCCAACTCTGTCATTAACCCAGAGTAGTGTACCCGAGGTCACACGACGTCGCTCTGCAAATTACCGTCCTAGCATTTGGGGAGATCATTTCCTTGCCTATGGTTCTGCTGCCACGGTAAAATTGCTTTAGGTTTTATTAAATCATGCATATAGACGTACAAAATACACGAATAGTTATTTCAGCCTTTTAGTGTGGCAACTTAAATGcggtaaatatatttttgcggatcttttttttaaatgtttcttATATTTTTGTTGGATGTTggaaattaagaaaaatctATTTCCCCTTCATTATTCTTTTCGCTCCTGACAAGCGCAAGATCAAAACGGGCTTCACACGGTAGTTTTTTACTTCTGGAGGGCTTGTCCTCTCTTTAGAATTCTGCTATGCCTTAATTGGTACCTTGCCAAGTGGGCTTCTTGTTTGGGTTTGGAGTGACATATGATTATCTTGGGGTTAGTTGCATGGCAACATAGTTAGGATGTTTGAGTACTATATTCCTGGCACCCTTTGACGTAACGTGTTACATAGACCAATCACATGAACTAGGTGGAAATTATTAAGCTATATGTGGTTATTGTCATGTTAGACACTATATTCACTAGTACATAAGCTAGTACCAAATGAGTTTATTTTAAGTTGTGTGGCTTTTGCAGGAAATGGAGGTTAAAATGGAGCAAAGAATTGAGCAGCTCAAAGAAAAAGTGAGAGAGATGATCGCAGCAAGAGTTGATAAACCTTCGCAGAAGCTGAACTTGATTGATGCGATTCAACGCCTAGGTGTGGCCTACCATTTCAAAACCGAGATTGAGACTGCATTACAGGACATCTATGAAACCTATCATGAAATGGCCGGCGATGAAGATCTTTACACTGTGGCTCTCTCATTTCGGCTGCTTAGACAACATGGACATCCCATCTCCTGTGGTAAAATCACTTTGTCTTGTGGGTATTGGTTTAAATACTCTAGCAACatctcttttaaattttttcgacTACTACGGCAACCTTAGTTTGGATGGCAGAAACATTGTGATAGAATAGAATGAGAATGTGATGATATATTCTTGATATTTTTATATTCGGAActgaagaaaaagaacagatCAACATTCCCAAATTGTGGCAATGCTAGATTCTTTTACTTAAAACCACAGACCCGaagaatttcattaatctttttttgaaaggagAACAAAGCTTAAATGGAAACACATGAGAGCGGCATCACATGTCCAATCACAGACCCGAAGTAGAACAAGTTGAAAAgatgtagcaaaaaaaaaagacaccgATTACAGGCGAAAAACTCCACCAAACCGAAATGTAATCAAACTACCTAACTGAATTAGATAGAATAGCGGAGCAGGTACACCTTTTGATCGTAGAATTAGCAGTAAATTAAGAGATGAATGCTGTAGCCGACAGCCGGTAGTTGATTTGTCGTCAACAAAGTTGCAGTGTTTGTTACATTCTTATCATTTTGCATATACCCTGGTGACTCCAAACATGTCAAAAGGTTCACTTAGACCTTTCACTGGCTTGAGTATTTTTTTGTCCAAGTTTAGCATTTGGCCCTTCCCAATTCGGAAAAATTTAACTAAACCCCTCTACCTTATCATgtcatttcttgttttatttcaCATGGTTCATCATGCCTTGAATCATGTAAAATAGATGTGTTCAACAAATACAAGGACAACAAAGGAAAATTTCAAGAATCCGTAGCTGGTGATGTAAGAGGAATGCTAAGCTTGTTCGAAGCTACACATTTGAGGGTGCATGGAGAAGATATATTAGATGAAGCACTGACTTTTACCACCACTCACCTTAACTCTGCACTACCAAACTTAAGCAAGAATCCTCTTGCAGCACAAGTAGTTCATGCTCTGAATCAACCCATCCACAAGGGCTTGACTAGGCTCGAGGCACGATGTTACATCCTCTTCTACGAACAAGATGATTCCCACAATAAAACTCTACTGGATTTTGCAAAAATTGGACTTCAACCTCTTGCAGAAGTTGCACCAGAGGGAGCTATGCGAAATAACAAGGTGATCGACTTCATTAATCAAGTCGAATTAGAGAGGTCTTACAAGTATGAGATATTGATTTAGTTTCATGGTACTATCATTTTTGCTTCTGCTTTTTCAGGTGGTGGAAAAATTTAGACTTCGTAAATAAACTACCTTTTGCAAGGGATAGAGTGGTGGAGTGCTACTTTTGGATGATGGGTGTATGCTTTGAGCCTCAATATTACTTTGCTAGGATGAGTCTAACTAAAGTGATTACCTTGACTTCAATTATGGACAACATTTATGATATCTATGGTACCTTCGATGAACTTGTGCTCTTCACTGATGCGATTGAGAGGTTTCGTTCTTTTCCCTTCCCCATCATAATTCAGATTTCATCTAATGCAAGATAGTCCTCCATTCAAATTGGCTACTTGATTTTCAGGTGGGAAATAAGAGCCTTGGATCAACTTCCAGACTATATGAAACTATACTATCAAGCCCTTTTAGATGTTTATAATATGATCGATGATGAGATGGCTAAGGAAGGAAAATCATGTGCGACCGACTATGCAAAAACTTCAGTAAGCCTCAAACTGTGTGTTCGATTAGTTAAGAGTTAGTCAGTATATATGGATATTATTTAgtcaaaaactgaaaaaatacaatattttctcTGAAATCGCAGATGAAGAACTTAGCAAGATCATACATTAATGAAGCCAAATGGTTTCATAGCGGCTATGCTCCAAGTGTTGAAGAGTATATGAGTGTTGCACTAGTTTCTGGGGGTTACGAAATGCTTGCAGCCACTTCCTTCCTTGGGATGGGAGAGTTGGCGACCAAAGAGGCCTTTGAATGGGTTTTAAGTGATCATTTAATTATTCAAGCTGCATCAGTGATCTGTAGactcatggatgatatggctagCCACAAGGTGAGATAAATGTCTTAACATACAGAAAGTTGAAATTGTGGGACTTTTAACTTTCTTGAGAATTGAACATACAGAAAGTtacattaaaataaaatttccatcatttttcatcattttcGTGCAACTAAACGGGGCCTAAAAGCTTAAAACTACCGTGACAGTAAACTTAAAAGATCACAAGGCCCCAGTATTGTATTTTAGACCTCCATACATAAGCTCTTCTCTTATAAGATTACCTAAAATATGCACTGAGTTTAAAGTCGTGCAGATTATGTCATATTGTAATTGTAGGTCGAGCAACAGCGGGGGATGCACCATCAGCAGTTGAATGCTATATGAAACAACATGGTGTAACAGAGGATGAGGCACTTGTTGAACTTCGAAAGCTTGTTACAAATGCATGGAAAGACATGAACGTAGCATGCCTCCACCCAATTGAAACCCCAATCCCTCTCCTGATCATGAGAGTTCTAAACCTTGCCCGGGCGATAGATGTTTTATACAAGGATGAAGATAATTACACAAATCCCGAGACCAAGCTCAAGGGCTACATTACCTCGGTGATCATCAATCCTTTACAAATCAACTAGCAAATGGTTCTCTCTTCCATGAACGGCTTCCAAGGATTAATTATCTATTAGCTATAGAAGCATTACAGAATAATAGTAGGAGTCATTTACATGGACTTCCATTGCAAATtttatcctcttttttttttgaaacggcaaaaatattattaataagaAACTCATATTATTTATTATACTTCATAGTCCTCataaatgaattatttatttatttttttgaaaataatgaattGTTACATAACACTCATGAATAATTATACAAATCGAAACATCACCAATCTTCCTTGACCGGTGGGATGAATGCTCGGACAAGGTTTTCTAATTAATGGCACAAATATGGTTATCGTGGATTTAGATGTTAATTCATTTTGGtgcaactaaaaaaaaatctgtaaaaATTAGAGGTGTTTGTGTTGTGTACAAAATTGGTGAATCAGGTTTGGGAGAATTTtatatttagatttttttttttttatgcataaacttaattttttagtaatGTAAAGTAATCGGATCAGATCGAAATTTTCAGATTGATACCCGATTTTTTGGATTCCGCTTCTGATTACCTCAAACGGATTTAGACAAGTCGAATTCGAATCGGATTTAAACTCTTTGATCTATCGACAGGCCTAAGCTTAGGGATGGCATTCAGGCCAGATATTGGCTAATCCATGCCCGATCCCCGAAATGAATGTCTATCCAAATCCACCCCAAAACCCAAACAGGTAGAGGAGTGgtgaaccataaccgaaccaaaagGGGTTAAACCCCGAACCGAATGGGtaacccagagagagagagagagagaggatttggcCAGATGATCAGCTGAAGCAGCATCGGATTTGTCACAACTCCACAAATCTACCCCACCATTAACGGATTCTAACGAGCAAACCCCATTCTTCACTGTACCATTTCCCATTGCTCTTGCTTCGCTCATAACAACCGTGATCCTTCAGTAAAAGAGAGTGAAACCCATAAACAAAAATCCACTATCTACTGATCTAAGCTCAGAACAAATAGACGCAATTAATCAAAAAGCGGCAtacaaacataaaagaaaaccAATAAGAGATTATGGGTactgagtgtgtgtgtgtgagagagaatgGCGGAGGGCCATGATGGTCGACGGCGGAGGGGTGAGGCCGTGTGTCATTGTAGATCGAGAGGAGGGGGTGGGTTTTGAGGTGTTGGGCCTGTTGGCTacgtggagtggagtggagggATAATGATGTGTGGAGATCTAACCCTAACATCGTGTTATTATATATAAAGGGGTAATTATGTAATTTTCAAGTTTCGGTTATTTCGATTCTGGTAGTAgatgaaccataaccgaaccaagGTATCAACCATATCTATATCCACGGAAaaaatttcggttatggttccGAAGAAATTTCGGTTATCGGTTCGGTCCAAATTGCCGTCACAATCTAAGTTGTCTTATTCTCCACCGTTGTCAATTTCGAATCATGTCTGATACATTTACTGGCCTAAGCTAACCTGCTCCCCACCGTATAGGGCATGTCCATTTACATGCCTAAGCTAATCCATGTACACAACACAAGCATGACCCAAATTACACATCCGTTTATATACCCACGGTCACGTAAGTGTGTGCGCTCCCACTGTTTAATGGACCTCGCATCATTATGTATGTCATCTTGTTTGTCAAACCGACAAAACTCTCCAGGGGTTTCATTCTTATATATGGAGTAATAGAAAGTCAAAGTGCAGATCTAGATTCATTTGAGCGTCAATTGTGACGTCAATTTCTCAAACAATAAACAATAATGCTCCTTAATTGAGATATTCATAATAATAGtctaataatatatatatatatatagagagagagagagagagagagagttaggttccggtgagggatccctcattttattaaaatgcgggactccccttcccgattgaattttgatgatccgagccgctcaaagtgatcagaacgtgattttaagggtccccgtgagaaatcagcaaaaaaaatgaccgggaagggcttcatccgagcagttttcattgaacggttcaaaaaaaactgctcggatgacgcccttcccggtcattattttgttgatttctcgcgagaacccttaaaattacgttccgcacacattgaacggttcggattttcaaaatttgatcgggaaatgaaagtcccttatatatatatatatagggtggTTCCGGGGATGTGTTCAGAAATAATTTTAAGGTTGCTCGCGAGAAACTGACAAAAAAACTAActgggaatggcttgatttgagcagtttttttattaaatcgttcaataaagtttaataaaaaactgttcggatgaagcccttttcagtcattttttttgctgatttctcacaggcactcttaaaatcacgttctgattacattgagcggctcggatgatcggatcatcaaaattcgatcggaaatttggagatttttttaagggtccccggaactgcccgatatatatatatctttctaCTTCTTAATTTCAACCCTTTTCCCAAGAACCCAACTCTCAGATGATTTGAAGTTGGTTTGATTTCTTATATATACAGTATTTTGAACACAAAGTTTCAAGGGAAAAgtacaccaaaaaaacaaaagctcaaacacaaaaaaatggtgggCAGTTGGTTTTCATTTACCTGGTTGAGTCGCGTTTCGCGCTACcacttgctcttcttcttcttcttcctcttctgctcATTTTGACCGGGGTGCGGAACAAGGCAACCAAACAGAGACCACCAGGGCCAGCTGGATGGCCAGTGGTTGGAAATATGTTTGATCTTGGAACTATGCCACACATGCATAACCCTGTCCAAGCTCAGATTCAAATATGGACCAGTACTTTGGTTAAAGCTCGGATCAGTATACACCATGGTTATACAATCACCCAAGGCAGCTGCAGAATTGTTCAAGAACCACGACTCCACCTTCTGCGACCGAAGAGTCCCCCATGCACTGACATCATGGAACTTCAACCAAGGATCAATGGCCATAGCGTCGTTGGAGTCCACGGGAAGGTTGAAGAGAAGAATATGGATAAGCTCCCTTATTTGCAGGCAGTAGTGAAGGAAAACCTCCGATTGCACCCTGCAGTTCCATTACTTCTAGCACGGAATGCAATGCACGATTCTAGCTACATGGGGTATCAAATACCCAAGAATACACAAGTGCTTGTGAATGCATGGGCAATCGGGAGGGACCCAGAGTCCTGGGACGACCCCTTGTCTTTCAAGCCCGAGAGGTTTCTGGGCAAGAACATTGACTACAAAGGGTAACACTTCGAGTTCATCCCGTTTGGATCTGGGAGAAGGATGTGCGTTGGATTTGCGTTAGCTCAACGGGTGGTTCACCTAGCTCTGGCCTCCCTCGTACATTCTTTTGATTGGGAGGTTAGCTCTCCGACTACAGAAATTGACATGACCGAAAGGGCGGGAATGGGATTGAGGAAGCTATAGTACCGTTAAAAGCAATACCCACAAAGcgaaattccatacaagtgacCATCTAGGTTTCTAGTTCACGGAAAAACTTGATGCATTTTCTATGCTTTGTTGGATAAATAAATGATGTGGAGGTGATTGTAtcgtttgttttgtttttggcctTGTTTTTGCAATTTCATCTGTTGTGGTGCATGTTGTctgtttcttgtgtttcttaATAAATgttgtcaacaaaaaataattttttgtcaccaacaCCATGTATCGAAAGAAGAAGTTATTTTTGTTGGCACTGAAATTTGATCAAGCGTTGCAATACCCTGAGCCGAAGACAACCAAATGGTGTTGGATGCATTTCAGGGAGTTCGCTATAGATTGACAGGGCAAATCATGGTTGTACGTACAATCGCAGTAGTGCAATCCGAGGTTGGTTTGGATTGCACAAAGCCATTGACACGCGGTGCAATGTGATGTATGATCACACTGATGCGATGTAAATTTGGTTTTCTCAGCTGCTGCTAATAAAATACCTGTTCTAAAGACTACAATCTGTGGCGCATATTTGTATTGAAGCAGTGCAGGAAGTTTGTTACCACCACCAAAAGCAAGGGCGAAGACCGGTGAAGAGAATGTCATTGATCCGAACCTGTAATGATGTGCAACGGCCAACAGAAATTTGATTTTGGcaattcaatatttcaattcACTAGTTTCCTTAAAATCTGCTGAAATCATAACTCTTTATTTGCCAACTACCCAAATCCATCTGTGCACTCTATAAGAAACATCAAAATCCCGTTAcaaaaaaactttaacaagCTTAGCGAATCCGTCTGTGCACTCATCAAGAGAGAATGAGTCCTAAGCCCTCCTCATCACAACCAACATAATAAACATGACTGCCAATCCCATGAAGGATGCCGCCACAGCTCCACCAGAAAAGGTTGTTCAGGCACTTCCATCGGTCTCTGCTGTATGGCTTCTAAATAGATCCTGAAAGTAATCAGATAATTTTTTCATCATCTCAACAACTTTACTCTTCACGCCCTAAAAATAATCCATATAATGCTCATATGCATATTCTGCAAATTGCGCGGAATCATAAGAATCATCAACGATTTCTGATGATTGACGATCAAGAAAACTTGCATCGGCAGCATATTGTTCCATGACTGGATCCATATCTGAGAAGGCATTATTTGCACAGATGAATAACATGAAACTTTGTGGTAACaaatgcccaaaaaaaaaaaaaagaggaacggAAGGCGGAAAAGTTCTTACTGCTTTCCTGGGACTTGAAAAACTCCACCACCAACATCAGAAACCATACTTATGGGACTTGAAAAACTTCACCACCGACTCGTTTTCAAGTACATCATCCCCTATTTTTGGGTCACTAGCAATTGAATCAACAACAGACTACAGAACACACCACAATCTGGACGTATACGTTACATTATCTTTTAATTCCATAGGTTATAAAACTAGGAGGTGGATCAAAGAATGGAACAAATGGGAGTCAAATAATCAATAACAGAGATCTGAAAAATGACATGACGAAGTCAGAAACATCAGCTACCACACAAAATGTCCCCAACTATTTCGAAAGTTGTGAAGAACATCATTAGCACGCGCTTGTCATTTGTGATATTTGACCTATTATCGGTTGATTTCTAAGAAGTAGAAACAAATGACTGCATGCTCGAAGTTGAAATGGCCAGTCACACTTGCTACCAGTTGAGATACTCTCCAGCTTTAATATAAAGTATATAAACCGGCCAAATGGATACCTCTCGAGTAGGTAAATTGCTCAAAAAAGTAAATTGAGTGGAATATATAGCAAGTTGTACAATACTATAGCACACATACATTAATAACACaagttgaacaaaaaaaattaatctccCAAGCACAGTGTAACTAAGTAAGAGCACATACATACACTGGACATGTAATTCAATGATTTCATAGCATTGTGGGAAAATAGCATAAACATGAGTAACTAAGAAGCTACATTTCGGAAGGAgatgttaaaagaaaattttcttctcAGTACCTGAGCTACCTGACTCTCATTGAGAAGCCTAAATGCTATAATAGCATCTTTCGGAACTGACATTGCTCTGGCCTGACCTGTACCGCAAAGCAACAAAGCAGATTCATGACCACCAGCATACGGATCACCAGAGCCAGTAGAATAAGGCGAGGACAGATAGACCGTGAAAGTTTTGCCAAACTGATTGTTTCCGAAAAGTAacaattggcctaggaacagcgagtagtgcagttctaggcctgatgcgggcgtgccagggcaggattgctgcccaaatttgtatcaaggcctaagggtggagaccgtgaggaggttcgtggtttgcctttgcgggctaaggacttaaaatttcctaatcgtgtgaaaaatggacagaaaggtagagcaaggcctaaaacagaaataaatggactttattaacggtttaacaaagtctgattataaggaaatgaaataaaatctaggcttggctagattgagtacaaactattctagaaagtaaaattaattgaacgataagccgtgggcttgtttg
It encodes:
- the LOC131327933 gene encoding (-)-germacrene D synthase-like, whose translation is MEITTSPTLSLTQSSVPEVTRRRSANYRPSIWGDHFLAYGSAATEMEVKMEQRIEQLKEKVREMIAARVDKPSQKLNLIDAIQRLGVAYHFKTEIETALQDIYETYHEMAGDEDLYTVALSFRLLRQHGHPISCDVFNKYKDNKGKFQESVAGDVRGMLSLFEATHLRVHGEDILDEALTFTTTHLNSALPNLSKNPLAAQVVHALNQPIHKGLTRLEARCYILFYEQDDSHNKTLLDFAKIGLQPLAEVAPEGAMRNNKRGLTSMRY
- the LOC131327934 gene encoding sesquiterpene synthase Cop-like, which translates into the protein MMGVCFEPQYYFARMSLTKVITLTSIMDNIYDIYGTFDELVLFTDAIERWEIRALDQLPDYMKLYYQALLDVYNMIDDEMAKEGKSCATDYAKTSMKNLARSYINEAKWFHSGYAPSVEEYMSVALVSGGYEMLAATSFLGMGELATKEAFEWVLSDHLIIQAASVICRLMDDMASHKSCRLCHIVIVGRATAGDAPSAVECYMKQHGVTEDEALVELRKLVTNAWKDMNVACLHPIETPIPLLIMRVLNLARAIDVLYKDEDNYTNPETKLKGYITSVIINPLQIN
- the LOC131327935 gene encoding iridoid oxidase-like, which gives rise to MDKLPYLQAVVKENLRLHPAVPLLLARNAMHDSSYMGYQIPKNTQVLVNAWAIGRDPESWDDPLSFKPERFLGKNIDYKGSAGSLLPPPKARAKTGEENVIDPNL